A genomic region of Eucalyptus grandis isolate ANBG69807.140 chromosome 5, ASM1654582v1, whole genome shotgun sequence contains the following coding sequences:
- the LOC104443523 gene encoding phosphatidylinositol-glycan biosynthesis class X protein has translation MEDRRRGRPGICLGLGMLMIAFASSATSEEETPSLDGYSTASDACAVPCREKWVAKAYFDKFGSLEDAAFEHYRDAELTRCSCEMQPLDLRDAFKLSDLDRRLTGDGSHRSLFTSIRISVDEELAAKSPFRFCEVVLVERLPSGVFADPFELQHIRDRGVYGEVAVFGDANLELPSFLSNRTLVEVHMFFSPNNLLEQMNGLEIKVDVPVHARYQALDGSGYSAVQFGEPDVFARCSMEQRSSNQSHFFVLTSNGAAISYKNPIVWKIPSGIETHAGFVSVVTFLSASLSALVIIVASVFHSGIKLHKNVKTL, from the exons ATGGAAGATCGCCGGCGAGGACGCCCCGGGATTTGTCTGGGACTGGGAATGCTGATGATCGCGTTTGCATCGTCGGCGACGAGCGAG GAGGAAACGCCTAGCTTAGACGGCTATTCCACGGCTTCTGATGCATGTGCCGTCCCTTGCCGCGAGAAATGGGTTGCGAAAGCTTACTTTGACAAGTTTGGAAGTTTAGAAGATGCCGCTTTCGAACATTATAGGGATGCCGAGCTTACTCGTTGCTCCTGCGAAATGCAGCCTTTGGATCTACGTGACGCGTTCAAACTGTCTGATTTGGATCGCCGTCTGACTGGCGATGGCTCTCATCGGAGTCTCTTTACATCTATTAGGATTAGTGTTGATGAAGAGCTTGCAGCCAAGTCGCCTTTCCGCTTCTGTGAGGTTGTACTCGTCGAAAGACTGCCCTCCGGAGTGTTTGCTGACCCGTTTGAGCTGCAACACATTCGGGACCGTGGAG TATATGGTGAAGTTGCTGTCTTCGGAGATGCGAATTTGGAGTTGCCGTCATTTCTTTCAAATCGTACGCTTGTTGAGGTTCACATGTTTTTTAGCCCCAACAACCTGTTGGAACAGATGAATGGACTCGAAATCAAAGTAGACGTTCCAGTACATGCGCGCTATCAG GCCCTAGATGGAAGTGGCTATTCAGCAGTTCAATTTGGAGAACCAGATGTTTTTGCACGTTGCAGCATGGAGCAAAGGTCAAGCAATCAATCCCATTTCTTTGTTTTGACCAGTAATGGTGCTGCTATATCTTATAAGAATCCTATAGTTTGGAAAATACCCTCAGGCATAGAAACACATGCTGGATTTGTATCTGTTGTTACCTTTCTTTCAGCCTCATTATCTGCCCTTGTGATAATTGTGGCATCTGTCTTTCATTCCGGCATCAAACTGCACAAAAATGTGAAAACATTGTAG